In a single window of the Palaemon carinicauda isolate YSFRI2023 chromosome 10, ASM3689809v2, whole genome shotgun sequence genome:
- the LOC137648690 gene encoding uncharacterized protein yields MAAAGFVFYLSFFKNHLLLLGGTLLISLCASSSAQQTGYDCYEEQLGVWTGNIPFKSGMNVSIDSGPESWGNIALYFQENGTINGKITLKRSGHKLKITGIGFNLTADVPSDFLRHSKKLTLGFQMTNQAMQMTLWNDIDSFTSAFDGIASMNIDSIRIYSKKNLENFLKTVFSVCNLDRTVKTKNEPGDQTNESSTGVITCPPCPTTMTCPTSEPSPAPEESVCPPCLPKSHLATFPHTTSTIFPCPTPVEKTCPPCPTTSCPYVPSPPTTTACPKSKPCPTPTPCPSVTTSNQEKQDEGQAPRNLILNKTFNHEKDMQKSIFLEDWDELIMYGIAAGCAALLLVSVALAIALGRAIKKVHGPSDSQNFPPQKSMETERNNLNNLSGTLGSKNFPDQMNPHCTGNQSPNAETDEDDFDSDHEEWDNTEPIYGNINHFDNTSNCV; encoded by the exons ATGGCTGCCGCTGGCTTTGTCTTCTACCTCTCATTCTTCAAAAACCATCTACTTCTACTTGGCGGAACACTGCTGATATCGCTCTGTGCCAGTAGTAGTGCACAGCAGACTGGATATG ATTGCTATGAAGAACAACTTGGCGTCTGGACGGGGAATATACCCTTTAAGTCCGGAATGAACGTGAGCATTGATAGTGGACCCGAATCGTGGGGAAACATTGCCCTCTATTTTCAAGAAAATGGAACTATAAATGGTAAGATCACCCTCAAGAGAAGTGGACATAAACTGAAGATTACTGGAATCGGCTTTAATTTAACTGCTGATGTGCCGTCGGATTTCCTCCGGCATTCCAAAAAGTTAACCTTGGGCTTCCAGATGACAAATCAAGCTATGCAAATGACATTATGGAATGACATCGACAGTTTTACTTCTGCTTTCGATGGCATCGCCAGCATGAATATAGATTCCATAAGGATTTACTCCaaaaagaatttagaaaattttCTAAAGACAGTCTTCAGTGTGTGCAACTTAG ATAGAACCGTGAAGACTAAAAATGAGCCAGGGGACCAGACAAATGAATCTTCCACGGGTGTAATTACATGCCCTCCTTGTCCCACGACAATGACTTGTCCTACAAGTGAACCTAGCCCAGCTCCTGAAGAAAGTGTGTGTCCTCCATGTTTACCAAAAAGTCACCTTGCTACGTTTCCCCACACTACATCAACAATCTTCCCTTGTCCAACTCCTGTGGAAAAGACTTGTCCTCCTTGTCCAACAACAAGTTGTCCTTATGTACCCAGTCCTCCTACAACAACGGCTTGCCCTAAAAGTAAGCCTTGTCCTACTCCTACTCCATGTCCTTCAGTCACAACCAGTAATCAAGAGAAACAAGATGAAGGCCAGGCCCCTCGAAATCTCATCCTGAATAAAACTTTCAACCATGAAAAGGATATGCAGAAATCAATTTTCCTTGAAGACTGGGATGAGTTGATTATGTATGGCATTGCAGCAGGGTGTGCAGCTCTTCTCTTGGTGTCTGTTGCATTGGCCATTGCACTGGGAAGAGCAATAAAAAAGGTGCATGGCCCCAGCGATTCCCAGAATTTCCCACCACAGAAAAGTATGGAGACGGAGCGGAACAATTTGAACAACCTATCTGGAACTCTTGGTAGCAAAAACTTTCCTGATCAGATGAACCCCCATTGTACCGGAAATCAGTCTCCAAATGCAGAGACGGATGAGGACGATTTTGACTCTGACCACGAGGAGTGGGATAACACGGAGCCAATCTATGGTAACATCAATCATTTTGATAATACCTCGAATTGTGTTTGA